From the genome of Chanos chanos chromosome 5, fChaCha1.1, whole genome shotgun sequence, one region includes:
- the LOC115813361 gene encoding arfaptin-1-like — MEEDLQRMAEGGTAACINGEVDESGESVFGKDPLYADSRCVNNALSSGDTFTQEEGGLGSETYQDAVTVDSSDPVIITDKLKNPAIEKLEQVRKWSISTYKCTRQILSERLGRGSRTVDLDLEARIETLRDLRSRYAHVTKLAQTLASQTAQVSQTQRLLGDAFADLSLKTPQLHEEFGFNADTQKFLSKNGETLLAAINSFIAGMNTLVNQTIEDTMVNVKQYESARVEYDAYRIDLEELNLGPRDDVTLPKIERAQKLYQEHRQKYEKMRDDLFIKLKLLEENRVKVLQKQLILLHSAIAAYYAGNQQKLEQTLEEFHIRLKAPGASVPSWLEDC, encoded by the exons ATGGAGGAGGATCTCCAGAGGATGGCAGAGGGTGGAACAGCAGCATGCATTAATGGAGAAGTGGATGAAAGTGGAGAGAGCGTTTTTGGAAAG GATCCTTTATATGCTGACTCCAGGTGTGTTAACAATGCCTTATCGTCTGGTGACACATTCACGCAGGAGGAGGGAGGTCTGGGGTCAGAAACCTATCAAG ATGCTGTGACCGTCGACAGCAGTGACCCAGTGATCATtacagacaaactgaaaaatcCTGCCATTGAAAAACTAGAACAAGTACGCAAATGGAGCATCAGTACATACAAG tgcaCAAGGCAGATTCTGTCGGAGCGTTTGGGCCGTGGTTCGCGGACAGTGGATCTGGATCTGGAGGCTCGTATTGAGACGCTGCGTGACCTGCGCAGTCGCTACGCGCATGTCACCAAACTTGCGCAGACCCTCGCCTCACAGACTGCACAggtctcacagacacagaggcttCTGGGAGACGCCTTTGCCGACCTCAGCCTGAAAACTCCCCAGCTACAT GAGGAGTTTGGTTTTAATGCAGACACTCAGAAGTTCCTGTCCAAAAACGGAGAGACATTATTGGCTGCTATAAACTCTTTCATAGCCGGCATGAACACGCTAGTAAACCAAACTATAGAAGACACCATGGTGAATGTCAAACAATATGAGAGCGCCAG GGTGGAGTATGATGCATACCGCATAGATCTTGAGGAGCTGAACCTTGGCCCCcgtgatgatgtcactctgcccAAAATTGAGCGAGCCCAGAAACTGTACCAGGAACATAGACAGAAATATGAGAAGATGAGAGATGATCTGTTCATCAAACTCAAACTGCTGGAGGAGAACAGG GTGAAGGTTCTTCAGAAGCAGCTGATTCTGTTACACAGTGCCATTGCCGCGTATTATGCAGGAAATCAGCAGAAACTGGAACAGACCCTTGAAGAGTTCCACATACGACTGAAAGCCCCTGGTGCCAGTGTACCATCCTGGCTGGAGGACTGTTAA